One bacterium DNA window includes the following coding sequences:
- the lexA gene encoding transcriptional repressor LexA produces MLTKRQKQVLEYIKKYITKHDYAPSLEEIKKHLLLSSVSTAHYHVQALQNMGYLHKEDNQPRALIPKKNAQSIEIPIVGTIAAGQPIEAIELSDKTITLSRNETSRAGKYYALRVTGDSMTEEGIFDGDIVVIKKQETADNGQTVVAIIDENEATLKKLYRENNQFRLQPANLTLLPIYRQEVEIRGIVVKIIRNLEPLLEKDKYKDAKLKRRIDYSWDYRGEKTKSYTHGLHGYPAMFIPQVARRLIETYSRKGDTICDIFCGSGTALVESRLLGRNAYGIDLNPFAIFLAKVKTTEINPSALTKEYFNLLNRFDHIKNDKIVLPDFMNVDFWFKEKVILKLAKLKKAINDTKNEKIKNFFLVSFSEAVRLSSNTKNGEFKLVRIKADKLKNHNPNVLDIFRKKTELNIEGMRKFYQEVDKNTWTKPIYEDTSLISTIKSDSIDCIITSPPYGDSRTTVAYGQFSRLSAQWIDIFEDPNTASGVDNKLLGGKPTGNLLHSLESSHLRESLERIQEMDKKRARDVLSFYIDLNECLKKSYEILKRKKYFCLVIGNRLVKQVRIPTDFIIAELCEKIGFTCEDIFVRNIPGKRMPSKNSPTNIAGELEETMTKESIVVLRKN; encoded by the coding sequence ATGCTCACAAAACGACAAAAGCAAGTATTGGAATACATAAAAAAATATATCACTAAGCACGACTACGCTCCCTCTCTTGAGGAAATCAAGAAACACTTACTGCTTTCCTCCGTTTCAACTGCTCACTATCACGTCCAAGCTCTTCAGAATATGGGTTACTTACACAAAGAAGATAATCAACCTAGAGCATTGATTCCTAAAAAGAATGCCCAATCTATCGAAATACCCATAGTCGGCACTATTGCTGCCGGCCAGCCAATTGAAGCAATTGAACTATCCGATAAAACAATCACTCTTTCCAGAAATGAAACTAGCAGGGCAGGTAAATATTATGCTTTGCGCGTTACTGGTGATAGCATGACTGAAGAGGGCATTTTTGATGGCGATATAGTTGTTATTAAAAAGCAAGAAACTGCTGACAATGGCCAAACCGTTGTAGCGATAATCGATGAAAATGAAGCCACATTAAAAAAACTTTACCGAGAAAATAACCAATTCAGATTACAACCTGCAAATCTTACGCTATTGCCAATTTATAGGCAGGAGGTCGAAATTAGAGGTATCGTTGTAAAGATAATTAGAAATCTAGAACCTCTTTTAGAAAAAGATAAATATAAGGATGCAAAACTAAAAAGGCGCATTGACTATTCATGGGATTATAGAGGTGAGAAAACAAAATCTTATACTCATGGTTTGCACGGTTATCCAGCAATGTTCATCCCTCAGGTCGCAAGACGTCTGATAGAGACGTACAGCAGGAAAGGCGATACTATCTGCGATATCTTTTGCGGCTCTGGAACCGCTTTAGTTGAGAGTAGGTTACTAGGTAGAAATGCTTACGGAATTGATCTAAATCCATTTGCTATATTCTTAGCAAAAGTAAAAACAACTGAAATAAACCCATCTGCGCTTACAAAAGAATATTTCAATTTACTTAATAGGTTTGACCATATAAAAAACGATAAAATCGTACTGCCAGACTTTATGAATGTGGACTTTTGGTTTAAAGAGAAAGTTATTTTGAAATTGGCAAAATTGAAAAAGGCTATTAATGATACAAAAAATGAAAAGATTAAAAACTTTTTTTTAGTTTCCTTTAGCGAAGCAGTTAGACTTTCTTCAAATACAAAGAACGGGGAATTTAAACTTGTGCGAATAAAAGCTGATAAACTGAAAAATCACAATCCTAATGTGCTTGACATTTTTAGAAAAAAAACCGAATTAAATATTGAAGGGATGAGAAAGTTCTATCAAGAAGTTGACAAAAATACATGGACTAAACCCATCTATGAGGATACTTCTCTAATCAGCACAATAAAAAGCGATTCCATAGATTGCATTATAACATCTCCGCCCTATGGCGACAGCAGAACAACTGTGGCATATGGACAATTCTCAAGATTATCTGCTCAGTGGATTGACATTTTTGAAGATCCAAACACTGCATCAGGCGTTGACAATAAATTATTGGGAGGTAAACCAACTGGCAATCTGCTTCATTCTCTTGAATCTTCTCACTTAAGGGAATCTTTAGAAAGAATTCAAGAAATGGATAAAAAGAGAGCAAGGGATGTATTAAGCTTTTATATAGATTTAAATGAATGTCTAAAGAAATCCTATGAGATATTGAAAAGAAAAAAATATTTTTGCCTAGTCATCGGCAATCGATTAGTAAAGCAGGTACGCATACCGACTGATTTCATCATCGCAGAATTATGC
- a CDS encoding thermonuclease family protein: MSKGRVTEIIDGDTFKVVGGKTIRLASVRAPEIGTKGGAKARNDLENMIGDKTISYDTVAKSYGRNVAEVKLAGKSVNQGMRNKGYRNKGI, from the coding sequence ATGTCAAAAGGGAGAGTAACGGAAATTATTGATGGAGATACTTTTAAGGTAGTAGGTGGAAAAACTATTCGTCTTGCAAGTGTGAGGGCGCCAGAGATTGGGACTAAGGGAGGTGCTAAGGCAAGAAATGATTTGGAGAATATGATAGGGGACAAGACGATTAGTTACGATACAGTAGCCAAATCCTATGGAAGAAATGTTGCTGAAGTAAAACTTGCAGGAAAGTCAGTTAATCAAGGGATGAGAAATAAAGGCTATAGAAATAAAGGTATATAG